A region from the Manihot esculenta cultivar AM560-2 chromosome 13, M.esculenta_v8, whole genome shotgun sequence genome encodes:
- the LOC110629553 gene encoding serine/threonine protein phosphatase 2A regulatory subunit B''alpha isoform X1 produces MDIDMVGGGGDAPYLDPELLQLPEVSPFVLKASPQLAEELFSQWLSLPDTIRLVKSLIDDAKVGNPVNFFGISVNTSASGGNSLPSLFPAGSAPPLSPRSSSGSPRMSKQKTGPSSLGSPLKLVSEPVQEFIPQFYFQNGRPPANELREQCILRIKHFFSNHLDGLRIDEFKSITKEICKLPSFFSSAIFRKIDSDCYGIVTRDAFIKYWVDGNMLAMDRTTCIFNILKQPEHYYLIQTDFKPVLRELLTTHPGLEFLQSTPEFQERYAETVIYRIFYYINRSGNGRLTLRELKRGNVIAAMQHADEEEDINKVLRYFSYEHFYVIYCKFWELDTDHDFLIDKENLLRYGNHALTYRIVDRIFSQVPRKFTSNIEGKMGYEDFVYFMLSEEDKSSEPSLEYWFKCLDLDGNGVLTPNEMQFFYEEQLHRMECISQEPVLFEDILCQIVDMIAPEVEDYITLRDLKRSKLSGNFFNILFNLNKFMAYESRDPFLIRQEREEPNLTEWDRFAHREYIRLSMEEDVEDVSNGSADVWDESLEAPF; encoded by the exons ATGGATATCGATATGGTGGGTGGTGGTGGAGATGCTCCTTATTTGGACCCTGAGTTGTTGCAGCTTCCAGAAGTGTCTCCATTTGTACTCAAAGCGAGTCCTCAGCTTGCAGAGGAGTTGTTCTCTCAGTGGCTGTCACTTCCAGATACCATACGACTG GTGAAATCTTTAATTGATGATGCAAAAGTTGGCAATCCCGTTAACTTCTTTGGGATCTCCGTTAATACAAGTGCTTCTGGGGGCAATTCATTGCCTTCCTTGTTTCCTGCTGGTAGTGCACCTCCGCTTTCACCAAGAAGTTCATCTGGTTCTCCACGCATGTCCAAGCAAAAGACAGGCCCTTCTTCTTTGGGTTCTCCATTAAAATTAGTTAGTGAACCAGTACAAGAATTCATACCTCAG TTCTATTTTCAAAATGGTCGTCCACCGGCGAATGAACTGAGAGAACAATGTATCTTGAGAATTAAACACTTTTTCAGTAATCATTTGGATGGATTGCGAATAGATG AATTTAAATCTATTACAAAGGAAATTTGCAAGTTACCGTCTTTCTTCTCCTCTGCAATTTTTAGGAAGATAGATAGTGACTGCTATGGGATAGTGACAAG GGATGCATTCATTAAATACTGGGTGGATGGCAATATGCTGGCCATGGACAGAACAACTTGCATATTCAATATTCTAAAGCAGCCAGAACACTATTACTTGATACAG ACTGACTTCAAACCTGTTCTTCGAGAACTTTTGACAACACATCCAGGGTTGGAATTCTTACAAAGCACACCTGAGTTTCAGGAAAGATATG CTGAAACGGTCATATATAGAATATTCTATTACATCAATAGATCAGGAAACGGCCGGCTTACCCTTAGGGAGCTGAAACGTGGTAATGTCATTGCTGCAATGCAACATGCAGATGAAGAGGAGGACATTAACAAAGTCCTGAG gTACTTTTCTTATGAACATTTCTATGTTATATACTGCAAGTTTTGGGAACTGGATACAGACCATGATTTCTTGATTGATAAGGAGAATCTCCTTCGATATGGGAATCATGCCCTCACCTACAGGATTGTTGACAGAATATTTTCACAG GTTCCAAGGAAGTTTACTAGCAATATTGAAGGGAAAATGGGCTATGaagattttgtttattttatgctttcagaagaggataAGTCATCGGAGCCTAGTCTTGAATATTG GTTCAAGTGCTTAGATTTGGATGGAAATGGCGTGTTGACACCCAATGAAATGCAATTCTTCTATGAGGAGCAGTTGCACCGTATGGAGTGCATATCTCAGGAGCCTGTGCTATTTGAGGATATCTTGTGTCAAATAGTCGATATGATCGCACCAGAG GTAGAAGATTATATAACATTGCGTGACTTGAAAAGAAGCAAACTCTCGGGAAATTTTTTCAATATTCTGTTCAATCTCAATAAATTCATGGCTTATGAAAGCCGTGATCCATTTCTAATTCGCCAG GAACGTGAGGAACCAAATTTGACAGAGTGGGATCGCTTTGCACATAGGGAGTACATCAGGCTTTCAATGGAAGAAGATGTGGAGGATGTCTCAAATGGAAGTGCAGATGTTTGGGATGAATCACTTGAGGCTCCTTTCTAA
- the LOC110629553 gene encoding serine/threonine protein phosphatase 2A regulatory subunit B''alpha isoform X2: MDIDMVGGGGDAPYLDPELLQLPEVSPFVLKASPQLAEELFSQWLSLPDTIRLVKSLIDDAKVGNPVNFFGISVNTSASGGNSLPSLFPAGSAPPLSPRSSSGSPRMSKQKTGPSSLGSPLKLVSEPVQEFIPQFYFQNGRPPANELREQCILRIKHFFSNHLDGLRIDEFKSITKEICKLPSFFSSAIFRKIDSDCYGIVTRDAFIKYWVDGNMLAMDRTTCIFNILKQPEHYYLIQTDFKPVLRELLTTHPGLEFLQSTPEFQERYAETVIYRIFYYINRSGNGRLTLRELKRGNVIAAMQHADEEEDINKVLRYFSYEHFYVIYCKFWELDTDHDFLIDKENLLRYGNHALTYRIVDRIFSQVPRKFTSNIEGKMGYEDFVYFMLSEEDKSSEPSLEYWFKCLDLDGNGVLTPNEMQFFYEEQLHRMECISQEPVLFEDILCQIVDMIAPELHFR; encoded by the exons ATGGATATCGATATGGTGGGTGGTGGTGGAGATGCTCCTTATTTGGACCCTGAGTTGTTGCAGCTTCCAGAAGTGTCTCCATTTGTACTCAAAGCGAGTCCTCAGCTTGCAGAGGAGTTGTTCTCTCAGTGGCTGTCACTTCCAGATACCATACGACTG GTGAAATCTTTAATTGATGATGCAAAAGTTGGCAATCCCGTTAACTTCTTTGGGATCTCCGTTAATACAAGTGCTTCTGGGGGCAATTCATTGCCTTCCTTGTTTCCTGCTGGTAGTGCACCTCCGCTTTCACCAAGAAGTTCATCTGGTTCTCCACGCATGTCCAAGCAAAAGACAGGCCCTTCTTCTTTGGGTTCTCCATTAAAATTAGTTAGTGAACCAGTACAAGAATTCATACCTCAG TTCTATTTTCAAAATGGTCGTCCACCGGCGAATGAACTGAGAGAACAATGTATCTTGAGAATTAAACACTTTTTCAGTAATCATTTGGATGGATTGCGAATAGATG AATTTAAATCTATTACAAAGGAAATTTGCAAGTTACCGTCTTTCTTCTCCTCTGCAATTTTTAGGAAGATAGATAGTGACTGCTATGGGATAGTGACAAG GGATGCATTCATTAAATACTGGGTGGATGGCAATATGCTGGCCATGGACAGAACAACTTGCATATTCAATATTCTAAAGCAGCCAGAACACTATTACTTGATACAG ACTGACTTCAAACCTGTTCTTCGAGAACTTTTGACAACACATCCAGGGTTGGAATTCTTACAAAGCACACCTGAGTTTCAGGAAAGATATG CTGAAACGGTCATATATAGAATATTCTATTACATCAATAGATCAGGAAACGGCCGGCTTACCCTTAGGGAGCTGAAACGTGGTAATGTCATTGCTGCAATGCAACATGCAGATGAAGAGGAGGACATTAACAAAGTCCTGAG gTACTTTTCTTATGAACATTTCTATGTTATATACTGCAAGTTTTGGGAACTGGATACAGACCATGATTTCTTGATTGATAAGGAGAATCTCCTTCGATATGGGAATCATGCCCTCACCTACAGGATTGTTGACAGAATATTTTCACAG GTTCCAAGGAAGTTTACTAGCAATATTGAAGGGAAAATGGGCTATGaagattttgtttattttatgctttcagaagaggataAGTCATCGGAGCCTAGTCTTGAATATTG GTTCAAGTGCTTAGATTTGGATGGAAATGGCGTGTTGACACCCAATGAAATGCAATTCTTCTATGAGGAGCAGTTGCACCGTATGGAGTGCATATCTCAGGAGCCTGTGCTATTTGAGGATATCTTGTGTCAAATAGTCGATATGATCGCACCAGAG TTACATTTCAGGTAG
- the LOC110629553 gene encoding probable serine/threonine protein phosphatase 2A regulatory subunit B''delta isoform X3 produces MLAMDRTTCIFNILKQPEHYYLIQTDFKPVLRELLTTHPGLEFLQSTPEFQERYAETVIYRIFYYINRSGNGRLTLRELKRGNVIAAMQHADEEEDINKVLRYFSYEHFYVIYCKFWELDTDHDFLIDKENLLRYGNHALTYRIVDRIFSQVPRKFTSNIEGKMGYEDFVYFMLSEEDKSSEPSLEYWFKCLDLDGNGVLTPNEMQFFYEEQLHRMECISQEPVLFEDILCQIVDMIAPEVEDYITLRDLKRSKLSGNFFNILFNLNKFMAYESRDPFLIRQEREEPNLTEWDRFAHREYIRLSMEEDVEDVSNGSADVWDESLEAPF; encoded by the exons ATGCTGGCCATGGACAGAACAACTTGCATATTCAATATTCTAAAGCAGCCAGAACACTATTACTTGATACAG ACTGACTTCAAACCTGTTCTTCGAGAACTTTTGACAACACATCCAGGGTTGGAATTCTTACAAAGCACACCTGAGTTTCAGGAAAGATATG CTGAAACGGTCATATATAGAATATTCTATTACATCAATAGATCAGGAAACGGCCGGCTTACCCTTAGGGAGCTGAAACGTGGTAATGTCATTGCTGCAATGCAACATGCAGATGAAGAGGAGGACATTAACAAAGTCCTGAG gTACTTTTCTTATGAACATTTCTATGTTATATACTGCAAGTTTTGGGAACTGGATACAGACCATGATTTCTTGATTGATAAGGAGAATCTCCTTCGATATGGGAATCATGCCCTCACCTACAGGATTGTTGACAGAATATTTTCACAG GTTCCAAGGAAGTTTACTAGCAATATTGAAGGGAAAATGGGCTATGaagattttgtttattttatgctttcagaagaggataAGTCATCGGAGCCTAGTCTTGAATATTG GTTCAAGTGCTTAGATTTGGATGGAAATGGCGTGTTGACACCCAATGAAATGCAATTCTTCTATGAGGAGCAGTTGCACCGTATGGAGTGCATATCTCAGGAGCCTGTGCTATTTGAGGATATCTTGTGTCAAATAGTCGATATGATCGCACCAGAG GTAGAAGATTATATAACATTGCGTGACTTGAAAAGAAGCAAACTCTCGGGAAATTTTTTCAATATTCTGTTCAATCTCAATAAATTCATGGCTTATGAAAGCCGTGATCCATTTCTAATTCGCCAG GAACGTGAGGAACCAAATTTGACAGAGTGGGATCGCTTTGCACATAGGGAGTACATCAGGCTTTCAATGGAAGAAGATGTGGAGGATGTCTCAAATGGAAGTGCAGATGTTTGGGATGAATCACTTGAGGCTCCTTTCTAA
- the LOC110629044 gene encoding rab GTPase-activating protein 22 isoform X1, which translates to MVGCEGLAGLLCKKSGGEEELGVFYPIRPECQENASRTRFRLRAGKTLSPRKWHAAFCEDGHLDIAKVLTRIQRGGIHPAIKGLVWEFLLGCYGPNSTFEERNQIRQRRREQYSIWKAECKNLVPVIGSGKFITTPIITDDGQPITDSSTNNDQGVHVNNAVSDKKAIQWMLLLHQIGLDVVRTDRTLVFYESETNQAKLWDVLAVYAWVDSDIGYVQGMNDICSPMVILLENEADAFWCFDRAMKRLRENFRCSASSIGVQAQLSTLSQVIKTVDPKLHKHLEELDGGEYLFAFRMLMVLFRREFTFVDALYLWELMWALEYNPNMFSIYEEPSAATDKSSATLSTKELVKNCGKFERKNVKTGTSGQPTALAVFLVASVLETKNKRILNEAKGLDDVVQIVEEITGNLDAKKVCKDALKIHSKYLSKAKMP; encoded by the exons ATGGTTGGCTGTGAGGGATTGGCAGGATTGCTTTGTAAGAAGTCAGGAGGAGAGGAGGAGCTCGGGGTTTTTTATCCTATTAGACCAGAATGTCAAGAGAACGCTTCTAGGACTCGTTTCAGGCTTAGG GCTGGGAAAACTTTAAGCCCGAGGAAGTGGCATGCTGCTTTCTGTGAAGATGGTCATTTGGATATTGCAAAAGTGCTTACAAGGATCCAAAGAGGA GGTATTCATCCAGCGATAAAAGGGTTAGTCTGGGAGTTCTTGTTAGGATGTTATGGTCCTAATAGCACATTTGAAGAACGGAATCAGATTAGGCAACGCAGGAG GGAGCAGTATAGCATATGGAAAGCTGAATGTAAAAATTTGGTTCCTGTTATTGGTAGTGGAAAGTTTATTACAACACCTATCATTACTGATGATGGTCAACCAATAACTGATTCTTCAACAAACAATGATCAAGGAGTACATGTAAATAATGCTGTTTCAGACAAGAAAGCCATTCAGTGGATGCTTCTATTACATCAAATTG GTCTGGATGTTGTACGCACAGATCGAACACTTGTCTTTTATGAAAGTGAGACGAACCAGGCAAAACTTTGGGATGTTCTTGCAGTTTATGCATGGGTGGATAGTGATATTGGTTACGTCCAAG GGATGAATGATATTTGTTCTCCAATGGTAATTCTTCTTGAAAATGAAGCAGATGCCTTTTGGTGTTTTGATCGGGCAATGAAAAGACTG AGAGAAAACTTCAGGTGCAGTGCAAGTTCAATTGGCGTGCAAGCTCAGTTGAGTACACTCTCACAAGTAATTAAAACTGTTGATCCAAAGCTTCACAAACACCTTG AAGAGCTTGATGGTGGTGAGTATTTGTTTGCATTTCGCATGTTGATGGTACTTTTTCGAAGGGAGTTCACTTTTGTGGATGCATTGTATCTTTGGGAG CTGATGTGGGCCTTGGAGTACAACCCAAATATGTTCTCCATATATGAGGAGCCTAGTGCTGCCACAGATAAGAGTAGTGCAACATTGTCAACTAAGGAGCTGGTGAAGAACTGTGGCAAATTTGAGAGAAAAAACGTGAAGACTGGAACTTCGGGTCAACCAACTGCACTTGCTGTTTTTCTTGTTGCAAGTGTTCTCGAGACCAAGAACAAGAGAATCTTGAATGAAGCTAAGGGTCTTGATGATGTTGTCcag ATAGTGGAAGAGATTACTGGAAATTTGGATGCCAAAAAGGTTTGTAAAGATGCATTGAAGATCCATAGCAAGTACCTTAGCAAG GCCAAAATGCCATAG
- the LOC110629044 gene encoding rab GTPase-activating protein 22 isoform X2, with product MVGCEGLAGLLCKKSGGEEELGVFYPIRPECQENASRTRFRLRAGKTLSPRKWHAAFCEDGHLDIAKVLTRIQRGGIHPAIKGLVWEFLLGCYGPNSTFEERNQIRQRRREQYSIWKAECKNLVPVIGSGKFITTPIITDDGQPITDSSTNNDQGVHVNNAVSDKKAIQWMLLLHQIGLDVVRTDRTLVFYESETNQAKLWDVLAVYAWVDSDIGYVQGMNDICSPMVILLENEADAFWCFDRAMKRLLSSCLCVYNREKTSGAVQVQLACKLKELDGGEYLFAFRMLMVLFRREFTFVDALYLWELMWALEYNPNMFSIYEEPSAATDKSSATLSTKELVKNCGKFERKNVKTGTSGQPTALAVFLVASVLETKNKRILNEAKGLDDVVQIVEEITGNLDAKKVCKDALKIHSKYLSKAKMP from the exons ATGGTTGGCTGTGAGGGATTGGCAGGATTGCTTTGTAAGAAGTCAGGAGGAGAGGAGGAGCTCGGGGTTTTTTATCCTATTAGACCAGAATGTCAAGAGAACGCTTCTAGGACTCGTTTCAGGCTTAGG GCTGGGAAAACTTTAAGCCCGAGGAAGTGGCATGCTGCTTTCTGTGAAGATGGTCATTTGGATATTGCAAAAGTGCTTACAAGGATCCAAAGAGGA GGTATTCATCCAGCGATAAAAGGGTTAGTCTGGGAGTTCTTGTTAGGATGTTATGGTCCTAATAGCACATTTGAAGAACGGAATCAGATTAGGCAACGCAGGAG GGAGCAGTATAGCATATGGAAAGCTGAATGTAAAAATTTGGTTCCTGTTATTGGTAGTGGAAAGTTTATTACAACACCTATCATTACTGATGATGGTCAACCAATAACTGATTCTTCAACAAACAATGATCAAGGAGTACATGTAAATAATGCTGTTTCAGACAAGAAAGCCATTCAGTGGATGCTTCTATTACATCAAATTG GTCTGGATGTTGTACGCACAGATCGAACACTTGTCTTTTATGAAAGTGAGACGAACCAGGCAAAACTTTGGGATGTTCTTGCAGTTTATGCATGGGTGGATAGTGATATTGGTTACGTCCAAG GGATGAATGATATTTGTTCTCCAATGGTAATTCTTCTTGAAAATGAAGCAGATGCCTTTTGGTGTTTTGATCGGGCAATGAAAAGACTG TTATCATCCTGCCTTTGTGTTTATAACAGAGAGAAAACTTCAGGTGCAGTGCAAGTTCAATTGGCGTGCAAGCTCA AAGAGCTTGATGGTGGTGAGTATTTGTTTGCATTTCGCATGTTGATGGTACTTTTTCGAAGGGAGTTCACTTTTGTGGATGCATTGTATCTTTGGGAG CTGATGTGGGCCTTGGAGTACAACCCAAATATGTTCTCCATATATGAGGAGCCTAGTGCTGCCACAGATAAGAGTAGTGCAACATTGTCAACTAAGGAGCTGGTGAAGAACTGTGGCAAATTTGAGAGAAAAAACGTGAAGACTGGAACTTCGGGTCAACCAACTGCACTTGCTGTTTTTCTTGTTGCAAGTGTTCTCGAGACCAAGAACAAGAGAATCTTGAATGAAGCTAAGGGTCTTGATGATGTTGTCcag ATAGTGGAAGAGATTACTGGAAATTTGGATGCCAAAAAGGTTTGTAAAGATGCATTGAAGATCCATAGCAAGTACCTTAGCAAG GCCAAAATGCCATAG
- the LOC110629044 gene encoding TBC1 domain family member 15 isoform X3 yields MVGCEGLAGLLCKKSGGEEELGVFYPIRPECQENASRTRFRLRAGKTLSPRKWHAAFCEDGHLDIAKVLTRIQRGGIHPAIKGLVWEFLLGCYGPNSTFEERNQIRQRRSGKFITTPIITDDGQPITDSSTNNDQGVHVNNAVSDKKAIQWMLLLHQIGLDVVRTDRTLVFYESETNQAKLWDVLAVYAWVDSDIGYVQGMNDICSPMVILLENEADAFWCFDRAMKRLRENFRCSASSIGVQAQLSTLSQVIKTVDPKLHKHLEELDGGEYLFAFRMLMVLFRREFTFVDALYLWELMWALEYNPNMFSIYEEPSAATDKSSATLSTKELVKNCGKFERKNVKTGTSGQPTALAVFLVASVLETKNKRILNEAKGLDDVVQIVEEITGNLDAKKVCKDALKIHSKYLSKAKMP; encoded by the exons ATGGTTGGCTGTGAGGGATTGGCAGGATTGCTTTGTAAGAAGTCAGGAGGAGAGGAGGAGCTCGGGGTTTTTTATCCTATTAGACCAGAATGTCAAGAGAACGCTTCTAGGACTCGTTTCAGGCTTAGG GCTGGGAAAACTTTAAGCCCGAGGAAGTGGCATGCTGCTTTCTGTGAAGATGGTCATTTGGATATTGCAAAAGTGCTTACAAGGATCCAAAGAGGA GGTATTCATCCAGCGATAAAAGGGTTAGTCTGGGAGTTCTTGTTAGGATGTTATGGTCCTAATAGCACATTTGAAGAACGGAATCAGATTAGGCAACGCAGGAG TGGAAAGTTTATTACAACACCTATCATTACTGATGATGGTCAACCAATAACTGATTCTTCAACAAACAATGATCAAGGAGTACATGTAAATAATGCTGTTTCAGACAAGAAAGCCATTCAGTGGATGCTTCTATTACATCAAATTG GTCTGGATGTTGTACGCACAGATCGAACACTTGTCTTTTATGAAAGTGAGACGAACCAGGCAAAACTTTGGGATGTTCTTGCAGTTTATGCATGGGTGGATAGTGATATTGGTTACGTCCAAG GGATGAATGATATTTGTTCTCCAATGGTAATTCTTCTTGAAAATGAAGCAGATGCCTTTTGGTGTTTTGATCGGGCAATGAAAAGACTG AGAGAAAACTTCAGGTGCAGTGCAAGTTCAATTGGCGTGCAAGCTCAGTTGAGTACACTCTCACAAGTAATTAAAACTGTTGATCCAAAGCTTCACAAACACCTTG AAGAGCTTGATGGTGGTGAGTATTTGTTTGCATTTCGCATGTTGATGGTACTTTTTCGAAGGGAGTTCACTTTTGTGGATGCATTGTATCTTTGGGAG CTGATGTGGGCCTTGGAGTACAACCCAAATATGTTCTCCATATATGAGGAGCCTAGTGCTGCCACAGATAAGAGTAGTGCAACATTGTCAACTAAGGAGCTGGTGAAGAACTGTGGCAAATTTGAGAGAAAAAACGTGAAGACTGGAACTTCGGGTCAACCAACTGCACTTGCTGTTTTTCTTGTTGCAAGTGTTCTCGAGACCAAGAACAAGAGAATCTTGAATGAAGCTAAGGGTCTTGATGATGTTGTCcag ATAGTGGAAGAGATTACTGGAAATTTGGATGCCAAAAAGGTTTGTAAAGATGCATTGAAGATCCATAGCAAGTACCTTAGCAAG GCCAAAATGCCATAG
- the LOC110629044 gene encoding rab GTPase-activating protein 22 isoform X5 has product MVGCEGLAGLLCKKSGGEEELGVFYPIRPECQENASRTRFRLRAGKTLSPRKWHAAFCEDGHLDIAKVLTRIQRGGIHPAIKGLVWEFLLGCYGPNSTFEERNQIRQRRREQYSIWKAECKNLVPVIGSGKFITTPIITDDGQPITDSSTNNDQGVHVNNAVSDKKAIQWMLLLHQIGLDVVRTDRTLVFYESETNQAKLWDVLAVYAWVDSDIGYVQGMNDICSPMVILLENEADAFWCFDRAMKRLRENFRCSASSIGVQAQLSTLSQVIKTVDPKLHKHLEELDGGEYLFAFRMLMVLFRREFTFVDALYLWEIDFS; this is encoded by the exons ATGGTTGGCTGTGAGGGATTGGCAGGATTGCTTTGTAAGAAGTCAGGAGGAGAGGAGGAGCTCGGGGTTTTTTATCCTATTAGACCAGAATGTCAAGAGAACGCTTCTAGGACTCGTTTCAGGCTTAGG GCTGGGAAAACTTTAAGCCCGAGGAAGTGGCATGCTGCTTTCTGTGAAGATGGTCATTTGGATATTGCAAAAGTGCTTACAAGGATCCAAAGAGGA GGTATTCATCCAGCGATAAAAGGGTTAGTCTGGGAGTTCTTGTTAGGATGTTATGGTCCTAATAGCACATTTGAAGAACGGAATCAGATTAGGCAACGCAGGAG GGAGCAGTATAGCATATGGAAAGCTGAATGTAAAAATTTGGTTCCTGTTATTGGTAGTGGAAAGTTTATTACAACACCTATCATTACTGATGATGGTCAACCAATAACTGATTCTTCAACAAACAATGATCAAGGAGTACATGTAAATAATGCTGTTTCAGACAAGAAAGCCATTCAGTGGATGCTTCTATTACATCAAATTG GTCTGGATGTTGTACGCACAGATCGAACACTTGTCTTTTATGAAAGTGAGACGAACCAGGCAAAACTTTGGGATGTTCTTGCAGTTTATGCATGGGTGGATAGTGATATTGGTTACGTCCAAG GGATGAATGATATTTGTTCTCCAATGGTAATTCTTCTTGAAAATGAAGCAGATGCCTTTTGGTGTTTTGATCGGGCAATGAAAAGACTG AGAGAAAACTTCAGGTGCAGTGCAAGTTCAATTGGCGTGCAAGCTCAGTTGAGTACACTCTCACAAGTAATTAAAACTGTTGATCCAAAGCTTCACAAACACCTTG AAGAGCTTGATGGTGGTGAGTATTTGTTTGCATTTCGCATGTTGATGGTACTTTTTCGAAGGGAGTTCACTTTTGTGGATGCATTGTATCTTTGGGAG ATTGATTTCAGCTGA
- the LOC110629044 gene encoding rab GTPase-activating protein 22 isoform X4 gives MVGCEGLAGLLCKKSGGEEELGVFYPIRPECQENASRTRFRLRAGKTLSPRKWHAAFCEDGHLDIAKVLTRIQRGGIHPAIKGLVWEFLLGCYGPNSTFEERNQIRQRRREQYSIWKAECKNLVPVIGSGKFITTPIITDDGQPITDSSTNNDQGVHVNNAVSDKKAIQWMLLLHQIGLDVVRTDRTLVFYESETNQAKLWDVLAVYAWVDSDIGYVQGMNDICSPMVILLENEADAFWCFDRAMKRLRENFRCSASSIGVQAQLSTLSQVIKTVDPKLHKHLEELDGGEYLFAFRMLMVLFRREFTFVDALYLWEEIEM, from the exons ATGGTTGGCTGTGAGGGATTGGCAGGATTGCTTTGTAAGAAGTCAGGAGGAGAGGAGGAGCTCGGGGTTTTTTATCCTATTAGACCAGAATGTCAAGAGAACGCTTCTAGGACTCGTTTCAGGCTTAGG GCTGGGAAAACTTTAAGCCCGAGGAAGTGGCATGCTGCTTTCTGTGAAGATGGTCATTTGGATATTGCAAAAGTGCTTACAAGGATCCAAAGAGGA GGTATTCATCCAGCGATAAAAGGGTTAGTCTGGGAGTTCTTGTTAGGATGTTATGGTCCTAATAGCACATTTGAAGAACGGAATCAGATTAGGCAACGCAGGAG GGAGCAGTATAGCATATGGAAAGCTGAATGTAAAAATTTGGTTCCTGTTATTGGTAGTGGAAAGTTTATTACAACACCTATCATTACTGATGATGGTCAACCAATAACTGATTCTTCAACAAACAATGATCAAGGAGTACATGTAAATAATGCTGTTTCAGACAAGAAAGCCATTCAGTGGATGCTTCTATTACATCAAATTG GTCTGGATGTTGTACGCACAGATCGAACACTTGTCTTTTATGAAAGTGAGACGAACCAGGCAAAACTTTGGGATGTTCTTGCAGTTTATGCATGGGTGGATAGTGATATTGGTTACGTCCAAG GGATGAATGATATTTGTTCTCCAATGGTAATTCTTCTTGAAAATGAAGCAGATGCCTTTTGGTGTTTTGATCGGGCAATGAAAAGACTG AGAGAAAACTTCAGGTGCAGTGCAAGTTCAATTGGCGTGCAAGCTCAGTTGAGTACACTCTCACAAGTAATTAAAACTGTTGATCCAAAGCTTCACAAACACCTTG AAGAGCTTGATGGTGGTGAGTATTTGTTTGCATTTCGCATGTTGATGGTACTTTTTCGAAGGGAGTTCACTTTTGTGGATGCATTGTATCTTTGGGAG GAGATTGAAATGTGA